One genomic window of Salvia miltiorrhiza cultivar Shanhuang (shh) chromosome 4, IMPLAD_Smil_shh, whole genome shotgun sequence includes the following:
- the LOC131023488 gene encoding uncharacterized protein LOC131023488, translated as MWEVITDGPIVITEVVKRIPMDMTRDPFDEIQINLKADFTTKEKKQDELDNLAKSIISGTVPDKHVTKIIKFKPAKKMWNILEGICIGSEEIKENKLSISCQKFDSFLMLKNESVEEMELRFNLVSNEVKIY; from the coding sequence atgtgggaagtcatcaccgaTGGACCAATCGTCATCACCGAAGTGGTCAAGAGGATTCCAATGGACATGACAAGAGATCCATTTGATGAAATCCAAATCAACTTAAAGGCCGACTTCaccacaaaagaaaaaaagcaaGATGAGCTCGATAATCttgccaaaagcatcatctccggaaCTGTCccagacaagcacgtcaccaaaATCATCAAGTTCAAGCCGGCAAAGAAGATGTGGaacattcttgaaggaatatGCATCGGATCAGAGGAAATTAAGGAGAACAAGCTGTCCATATCTTGTCAAAAGTTCGATTCCTTCCTCATGCTAAAAAACGAATCAGTTGAAGAGATGGAGCTCAGATTCAACCTGGTTTCGAATGAAGTGAAAATCTATTGA